The Microbacterium sp. SORGH_AS_0862 genome has a segment encoding these proteins:
- a CDS encoding S9 family peptidase, with translation MSSPRSLVRLWSLFAIAVALVLAGGATAALVQTSAGSVQVRDVTFTGTAGTSVSGLLYVPASATPETPAPAVLAVHGYVNSREMQTANAVELSRRGYVVLALDQAGHGRSDAPAFGNGFNGPAGLAYLRGLDIVDPDNIGLEGHSLGGSTVMNAAAAFPEGYASMVLLDSATGFFGPEGTPDFPRNTLVVFAEWEEFSGTMWASPNTRDLTSSPKLMTMFGTDEPVVPGQLYGSIDDGTARELLRPANNHPGVTHDPAVTQEIVAWFDKTLEGGHDAAGQTWWIKELGTLVAMIGGVLVIFATGGLLLATGFFSAIRRPVPAAAGSRWGWPWIVSAILTTGIPAFTFFWFNTWGVAWIPAGPVFGQSYSTGIVVWALLNGIIGLAIYAVTAWVQRRRNPLASVRTAEAEGAPALRRGALIGRAAVLSLLSVGAAYLLVVISDWLFKSDFRFYVLQLQPLTATRFALFVLYLLPFTAFFLMLTFTLHRTLRWTGRASSMRSEMIASAIVLPAGFVVLEIINYVPLFVSGELALPGESLLTIIGYPFIVVLAVVGALSTYFFHKTGTIYVGAFVSALLVTWNVVGGTAVQGDVQEWGGLAMTVRVVLPLLLALVLVVVAVRLRRRSAGKSEIDA, from the coding sequence ATGTCCTCTCCCCGATCCCTCGTGAGACTGTGGTCGCTGTTCGCGATCGCCGTCGCTCTCGTGCTGGCCGGCGGCGCGACGGCCGCACTCGTGCAGACATCCGCGGGTTCCGTCCAGGTGCGCGACGTCACCTTCACCGGCACGGCCGGCACGAGCGTGTCCGGGCTGCTGTACGTGCCCGCCTCTGCCACTCCCGAGACGCCGGCGCCCGCGGTGCTCGCCGTGCACGGCTACGTCAACTCCCGTGAGATGCAGACGGCGAACGCGGTCGAGTTGAGCCGCCGCGGCTACGTCGTGCTCGCCCTCGACCAGGCAGGCCACGGTCGCTCCGACGCCCCCGCGTTCGGCAACGGCTTCAACGGTCCCGCGGGGCTCGCCTACCTCCGCGGCCTCGACATCGTCGATCCCGACAACATCGGTCTCGAGGGGCACTCGCTCGGCGGATCGACCGTGATGAACGCGGCGGCCGCCTTCCCCGAGGGATATGCATCCATGGTCCTGCTGGATTCGGCCACCGGCTTCTTCGGCCCCGAGGGCACGCCCGACTTCCCGCGCAACACCCTCGTCGTCTTCGCCGAGTGGGAGGAGTTCTCCGGAACCATGTGGGCCTCGCCCAACACGCGGGATCTGACCTCGAGCCCGAAGCTCATGACGATGTTCGGGACCGACGAGCCGGTCGTTCCCGGTCAGCTGTACGGCTCGATCGACGACGGCACCGCTCGGGAACTTCTGCGCCCCGCCAACAACCACCCGGGTGTGACGCACGATCCCGCCGTGACGCAGGAGATCGTGGCATGGTTCGACAAGACCCTCGAGGGCGGTCACGACGCGGCCGGTCAGACCTGGTGGATCAAAGAGCTCGGCACTCTCGTCGCGATGATCGGCGGTGTGCTCGTGATCTTCGCCACGGGCGGACTGCTGCTCGCGACCGGTTTCTTCTCGGCGATCCGTCGGCCCGTGCCGGCGGCCGCGGGAAGCCGGTGGGGCTGGCCGTGGATCGTCTCGGCGATCCTCACCACCGGCATCCCTGCGTTCACCTTCTTCTGGTTCAACACGTGGGGTGTGGCCTGGATCCCGGCGGGCCCCGTGTTCGGGCAGTCCTACTCGACCGGCATCGTCGTGTGGGCGCTGCTGAACGGGATCATCGGGCTGGCGATCTACGCCGTCACCGCCTGGGTGCAGCGTCGTCGCAACCCGCTCGCATCCGTGCGCACGGCCGAGGCCGAGGGTGCGCCGGCGCTTCGGCGCGGCGCGCTGATCGGCCGGGCCGCGGTGCTCTCACTGCTCAGCGTGGGCGCGGCCTACCTGCTCGTGGTGATCTCCGACTGGCTGTTCAAGAGCGACTTCCGCTTCTACGTCCTGCAGCTGCAGCCGCTGACCGCGACGCGCTTCGCGCTGTTCGTGCTGTACCTGCTGCCGTTCACGGCGTTCTTCCTGATGCTCACCTTCACGCTCCACCGGACGCTGCGGTGGACCGGGCGCGCCTCCTCGATGCGCTCGGAGATGATCGCCTCCGCGATCGTGCTGCCCGCAGGCTTCGTCGTGCTGGAGATCATCAACTACGTCCCGCTGTTCGTCAGCGGTGAGCTCGCGCTGCCGGGCGAGTCGCTGCTCACGATCATCGGGTACCCGTTCATCGTCGTGCTGGCGGTCGTCGGCGCTCTGTCGACGTACTTCTTCCACAAGACCGGCACCATCTACGTCGGAGCCTTCGTGTCGGCGCTGCTGGTCACGTGGAACGTCGTCGGCGGCACGGCCGTCCAGGGCGACGTGCAGGAGTGGGGCGGGCTGGCGATGACGGTGCGGGTCGTCCTCCCGCTGCTGCTGGCCCTCGTTCTCGTCGTGGTCGCCGTGCGCCTGCGCCGGCGCTCCGCCGGCAAGAGCGAGATCGACGCCTGA
- a CDS encoding CatA-like O-acetyltransferase, whose translation MGRYAEREGRLLLPLAVQIHHAVADGFHTALLINEFRELSPTPAG comes from the coding sequence ATCGGCCGCTACGCCGAGCGGGAAGGGCGCCTGCTCCTGCCTCTGGCGGTTCAGATCCACCATGCCGTCGCAGACGGGTTCCACACGGCGCTGCTCATCAACGAGTTCCGCGAGCTCTCGCCCACCCCGGCTGGGTGA
- a CDS encoding helix-turn-helix domain-containing protein yields the protein MVPREESKDPQGPDLVYGWLNPASAEKDAQDNDDVIVVSGMTGEPPSVRSSFALGALEVALVAGGAVEVEPWETSRQRQGVVAGYLVSGSMSVSQGERTVELGPGDVVLYTGAHGYRISAPGAHEYLLVRIPTSVLALRHGELTTLLAADLSSLGTTPLLRAVMSTLASPDSRPSDAAAGHVADALVAAVHAVLADGRAPGTAAVLSLFHSLVLWIEEHLQEAELDASRIARAHDLSPRAVRRVFAANGVTVSGLVRERRLERIRDELVDPAHARESIGTIAARWGFPDPATFSSAFTRRYGASPRRYRADLQRQGQPGTAD from the coding sequence ATGGTGCCGCGCGAGGAGTCGAAGGACCCGCAAGGGCCTGACCTCGTCTACGGGTGGCTGAATCCCGCATCCGCCGAGAAGGACGCGCAGGACAACGACGACGTCATCGTCGTCTCCGGGATGACGGGCGAGCCGCCGTCGGTGCGGTCCAGCTTCGCGCTCGGAGCGTTGGAAGTAGCCCTCGTCGCGGGCGGCGCCGTCGAAGTCGAACCGTGGGAGACCTCGCGCCAGCGGCAGGGGGTCGTGGCGGGCTACCTCGTCTCGGGATCGATGAGCGTCTCGCAGGGCGAGCGGACGGTCGAGCTGGGGCCCGGCGACGTCGTGCTCTACACGGGCGCCCACGGCTACCGCATCAGCGCTCCGGGCGCGCACGAGTACCTGCTCGTGCGCATCCCGACCTCCGTCCTCGCGCTCCGCCACGGCGAACTCACGACACTGCTCGCCGCCGACCTCTCCTCGCTCGGCACCACACCCCTGCTGCGCGCGGTGATGTCGACTCTGGCGTCCCCGGATTCACGTCCGTCGGACGCTGCCGCCGGTCATGTCGCGGACGCACTCGTGGCCGCCGTGCACGCGGTGCTCGCCGACGGCCGCGCGCCCGGCACCGCGGCCGTGCTCTCGCTGTTCCACTCGCTCGTGCTGTGGATCGAAGAGCACCTGCAGGAGGCGGAACTCGACGCCTCGCGCATCGCCCGGGCACACGACCTGTCACCCCGCGCGGTGCGGCGGGTGTTCGCCGCCAACGGCGTGACGGTGTCGGGCCTCGTACGCGAGCGCCGACTGGAACGCATCCGCGACGAACTCGTCGACCCTGCCCACGCCCGCGAGAGCATCGGCACGATCGCCGCCCGCTGGGGGTTCCCCGACCCGGCCACCTTCTCGAGCGCCTTCACCCGACGCTACGGCGCCTCGCCGCGACGGTACCGCGCAGACCTGCAGCGGCAGGGACAGCCCGGTACCGCCGACTGA
- the pcaC gene encoding 4-carboxymuconolactone decarboxylase, giving the protein MSRPSGEGRSDEQRYDDGMRVRRQVLGDAHVDRAVAGTAPETADFQDLITRYAWGDIWSRPGLAKRDRSIAVLTALIALGHHEEFAMHVRAAQRNGLTRDEIVEVVLQSAIYCGVPAANTAFRIVKDVFAEE; this is encoded by the coding sequence ATGAGCCGGCCGAGCGGAGAAGGGCGCAGCGACGAGCAGCGCTATGACGACGGGATGCGGGTGCGCCGCCAGGTGCTCGGCGACGCCCACGTCGATCGCGCGGTCGCCGGCACGGCCCCGGAGACCGCGGACTTCCAGGACCTCATCACGCGCTACGCCTGGGGCGACATCTGGTCGCGGCCGGGGCTGGCCAAGCGCGACCGTTCGATCGCGGTGCTGACCGCGCTCATCGCCCTCGGCCACCACGAGGAGTTCGCGATGCACGTGCGCGCCGCGCAGCGCAACGGACTGACCCGTGACGAGATCGTCGAGGTCGTGCTGCAGTCGGCGATCTACTGCGGCGTTCCTGCGGCCAACACCGCGTTCCGCATCGTGAAGGACGTCTTCGCCGAGGAGTGA
- a CDS encoding alpha/beta fold hydrolase, producing MTQPAIALTEPTGPAEAPLVVLGPSLGTSTILWEDVVPLLVDDYRVVSWDLPGHGAAPAPTAPFTVAEIADAVADAVRSIGGDRILYAGVSLGGATGLELLLRHPGLVRGAAIVASGAQLGDAASWRERAAQVRAQSTSSVIIGSAQRWFAPGSIERRPELSGRLLHALQDADDEGYATCCEALAAYDVRPRLGEIAAPVLAVFGRDDRVAPEAKSVEIAEGVRSGRVAVIESAAHLPPAEEPEQTAAVLREFFREVAR from the coding sequence ATGACGCAACCCGCGATCGCCCTGACCGAGCCGACCGGTCCCGCCGAGGCCCCGCTGGTCGTGCTCGGCCCGTCGCTGGGCACATCCACGATCCTGTGGGAGGACGTCGTCCCTCTGCTCGTGGACGACTACCGCGTGGTGAGCTGGGATCTCCCCGGCCACGGAGCTGCGCCCGCCCCGACCGCGCCGTTCACCGTCGCGGAGATCGCCGACGCCGTCGCCGACGCGGTCCGCTCGATCGGCGGCGACCGCATCCTCTACGCCGGAGTGTCGCTCGGCGGCGCGACCGGACTCGAACTGCTCCTGCGTCACCCCGGCCTCGTGCGCGGCGCGGCGATCGTCGCCTCCGGCGCTCAGCTGGGAGATGCGGCGAGCTGGCGGGAACGGGCGGCCCAGGTTCGTGCGCAGTCCACCTCGTCGGTGATCATCGGCTCGGCGCAGCGCTGGTTCGCCCCGGGCTCGATCGAGCGTCGCCCGGAGCTGAGCGGCCGGCTGCTGCACGCGCTGCAGGATGCGGACGACGAGGGCTACGCCACGTGCTGCGAAGCGCTCGCCGCGTACGACGTGCGCCCGCGGCTGGGTGAGATCGCGGCTCCCGTCCTCGCGGTCTTCGGCCGGGACGACCGGGTGGCGCCCGAGGCGAAGAGCGTCGAGATCGCCGAGGGCGTCCGCAGCGGGCGCGTCGCGGTGATCGAGTCCGCCGCGCACCTGCCTCCGGCCGAGGAGCCGGAGCAGACCGCGGCGGTGCTTCGCGAGTTCTTCCGCGAGGTCGCGCGATGA
- a CDS encoding lyase family protein → MPSDEPGAPFTDVGLLSPVTVSHDALVADDSVAAALVTAEIALVRAWAVVGVAPDAVSAAASEEFGWSGGGALVDADWLDTARLASAAVAGGNPVIPLIARLDDRASIQVRPWLHRGATSQDILDSALMLVSRRAGLHLLGVLRQVEAQLSGFAVVHRDTVAAARTLTQQAVPTTVGARAAGWLRGVTRARVRLGEAVGQLPAQLGGAGGTLASFVEIGGPDAASALPSAYAAELALAAPDAPWHVSRWPVTELGDALVQAIDALGKLATDVATGSRTEIAELAEGVGGGSSAMPQKRNPTGAVLVRSAALRAPQLGATLHLAAALAGDERPDGAWHAEWPTLRELLRLALGAAETTRALVTGLQMDEGAVARALAATDGLLVSERLSIVLAPVIGSDEVRRIVGAATSGGDLRALVREALEAALDRVPGAPHPADDVDALLDPAAYTGLAGALVDRAVADAPADAARESLEAPTEESA, encoded by the coding sequence TTGCCTTCTGACGAACCCGGGGCGCCCTTCACGGATGTGGGGCTGCTCTCCCCGGTGACGGTGTCGCACGACGCCCTCGTGGCCGACGATTCCGTGGCTGCCGCCCTTGTGACCGCCGAGATCGCGCTGGTGCGGGCCTGGGCGGTCGTCGGTGTCGCTCCGGATGCGGTCTCCGCTGCCGCATCCGAGGAGTTCGGCTGGTCCGGGGGCGGTGCGCTCGTCGACGCCGATTGGCTCGACACCGCACGGCTGGCGAGTGCGGCCGTCGCGGGCGGCAATCCCGTCATCCCGCTCATCGCCCGGCTCGACGATCGCGCGTCGATCCAGGTGCGTCCCTGGCTGCACCGCGGCGCCACGAGCCAGGACATCCTGGACTCGGCGCTGATGCTGGTCTCCCGGCGCGCCGGGCTGCACCTGCTGGGCGTGCTCCGGCAGGTCGAGGCGCAGCTCTCCGGGTTCGCCGTCGTCCACCGCGACACGGTCGCCGCCGCCCGTACGCTGACGCAGCAAGCCGTGCCGACCACCGTCGGCGCCCGCGCCGCGGGGTGGCTGCGCGGTGTCACCCGCGCGCGCGTCCGACTCGGCGAAGCCGTCGGGCAGCTTCCCGCACAGCTGGGCGGCGCGGGCGGCACCCTCGCCTCCTTCGTCGAGATCGGCGGGCCGGATGCGGCATCCGCTCTCCCGTCCGCGTACGCCGCGGAGCTCGCGCTCGCCGCTCCCGACGCGCCGTGGCACGTCTCGCGCTGGCCCGTCACCGAGCTCGGCGATGCGCTCGTGCAGGCGATCGACGCTCTCGGCAAACTCGCGACCGATGTCGCGACCGGCTCGCGCACCGAGATCGCCGAACTCGCGGAGGGCGTCGGTGGCGGTTCGAGTGCGATGCCCCAGAAACGCAACCCCACCGGCGCCGTGCTCGTACGCTCGGCGGCGCTGCGCGCACCGCAGCTGGGAGCCACGCTGCACCTCGCGGCCGCGCTCGCCGGGGACGAACGCCCCGACGGTGCATGGCACGCGGAGTGGCCGACGCTGCGGGAGCTGCTTCGTCTCGCGCTCGGCGCTGCCGAGACGACACGCGCGCTCGTGACCGGACTGCAGATGGACGAGGGCGCTGTGGCCCGTGCGCTCGCCGCGACCGACGGCCTGTTGGTGTCGGAACGGCTGTCCATCGTGCTCGCGCCCGTGATCGGATCCGACGAGGTGCGCCGCATCGTCGGTGCCGCCACCTCGGGCGGCGACCTCCGCGCGCTCGTGCGCGAGGCGCTCGAGGCGGCGCTGGATCGGGTGCCCGGCGCACCGCATCCCGCCGACGACGTCGACGCCCTGCTGGACCCCGCCGCCTACACGGGACTGGCAGGCGCACTCGTCGACCGGGCCGTCGCCGACGCGCCGGCGGATGCCGCCCGAGAGAGCCTCGAAGCGCCGACGGAGGAGTCTGCATGA
- the pcaG gene encoding protocatechuate 3,4-dioxygenase subunit alpha: MSEATRLPATSGQTVGPFFAFGLEYPKMHEVVFPHSSGAIVLSGTIYDGAGAPIPDAVIEIWGADTDGTISRARGARRRDDHTFTGFGRSFTTDEGAYDFWTRNPGPIDGKAPFFAAVVFARGLPNKLHTRIYLPDDEELLAADPLLASLEPHERATLIATRTPEGDLTHDIHLQGEKETVFLAF; encoded by the coding sequence ATGTCCGAAGCCACGCGCCTTCCCGCCACCTCCGGCCAGACGGTCGGGCCCTTCTTCGCGTTCGGGCTCGAGTACCCCAAGATGCACGAGGTCGTCTTCCCGCACTCCAGCGGCGCGATCGTGCTGTCGGGCACGATCTACGACGGAGCCGGGGCTCCGATTCCCGACGCCGTGATCGAGATCTGGGGAGCCGACACCGACGGCACGATCTCCCGCGCGCGCGGGGCTCGTCGCCGCGACGACCACACCTTCACCGGCTTCGGCCGCAGCTTCACGACGGATGAGGGTGCGTACGACTTCTGGACGCGCAACCCCGGTCCGATCGACGGCAAGGCGCCGTTCTTCGCGGCCGTCGTCTTCGCCCGCGGGCTCCCGAACAAGCTGCACACCCGCATCTACCTGCCAGACGACGAGGAACTCCTCGCGGCGGATCCGCTGCTCGCCTCGCTCGAGCCCCACGAGCGCGCTACGCTCATCGCGACGCGCACGCCCGAGGGTGATCTCACCCACGACATCCACCTGCAGGGCGAGAAGGAGACCGTTTTCCTTGCCTTCTGA
- the pcaH gene encoding protocatechuate 3,4-dioxygenase subunit beta: MSTPPPQAAAPESLLASADMPTQSKINQEIADAHADAARRVAAGEDVPTTLYDFPPYRSSLLRHPTKNPRLVDPETIELFSPAYGQRDVAQIESDLTLQHRGEPQGERITVTGRLLDSWGRPLANQLVEIWQANAAGRYIHQRDQHPAPLDPNFTGAGRTITGDDGGFTFTTIKPGPYPWKNHINAWRPAHIHFSLFGGGFTQRLITQMYFPGDPLFALDPIYNTIRDQRDRDRLIAAYDHDLTVPEFSMGYRWDIVVDGPDATWFEPEGEH, translated from the coding sequence ATGTCCACCCCTCCGCCCCAGGCTGCGGCACCCGAGTCGCTGTTGGCCTCGGCCGACATGCCCACGCAGTCGAAGATCAACCAGGAGATCGCGGACGCGCACGCGGACGCCGCCCGCCGCGTGGCCGCCGGCGAGGACGTGCCCACTACGCTCTACGACTTCCCGCCGTATCGCTCGAGCCTGCTGCGTCACCCCACCAAGAACCCGCGGCTCGTCGACCCCGAGACCATCGAGTTGTTCTCGCCCGCCTATGGTCAGCGAGACGTCGCGCAGATCGAGTCCGACCTGACGCTCCAGCACCGCGGCGAGCCGCAGGGCGAGCGCATCACGGTCACGGGGCGCCTGCTCGACAGCTGGGGACGCCCTCTGGCCAACCAGCTCGTCGAGATCTGGCAGGCCAACGCGGCCGGTCGCTACATCCACCAGCGCGACCAGCATCCGGCTCCGTTGGATCCGAACTTCACCGGCGCCGGGCGCACGATCACGGGCGACGACGGCGGCTTCACGTTCACCACCATCAAGCCCGGTCCGTACCCGTGGAAGAACCACATCAACGCCTGGCGCCCCGCCCACATCCACTTCTCGCTCTTCGGCGGCGGCTTCACGCAGCGCCTGATCACGCAGATGTACTTCCCCGGCGACCCGCTGTTCGCGCTCGACCCGATCTACAACACGATCCGCGATCAGCGCGATCGCGACCGGCTCATCGCCGCCTACGACCACGACCTCACGGTGCCCGAGTTCTCGATGGGCTACCGCTGGGACATCGTGGTCGACGGTCCTGACGCCACCTGGTTCGAGCCCGAGGGAGAGCACTGA